In Solanum pennellii chromosome 3, SPENNV200, a single window of DNA contains:
- the LOC107012191 gene encoding beta-glucuronosyltransferase GlcAT14A-like: MWYSKQMRLFTIFCSKMKKLNLKYPAITERKWIFPLAIASLFFLFIFFITTLISPNATTPPSSASIFVESKLQFLPISTLSSPPRFAYLISGSAGDGAMLKRTLQALYHPNNQYVVHLDADSSPQERLHLHKFVVNNPIFRKFNNVRMITKANLVTYRGPTMVANTLHAAAILLKQGGQWDWFINLSASDYPLVTQDDLIHAFSDLPRDLNFIDHTSDIGWKEFQRAKPIIIDPGLYMNKKSDVFWITQRRSVPTAFKLFTGSAWMALSRPFIDFCIWGWDNLPRTVLMYYANFISTPEGYFHTVVCNAQEFRNTTVNSDLHFISWDNPPKQHPHYLTLDDMQKMVDSNAPFARKFHQDDPVLDKIDNELLFRGQGMFVPGGWCTGSLENGTDPCSVVGNTTVLRPTAGAKRVKTLTGSLLSNDSFRPRQCI; this comes from the exons ATGTGGTATAGTAAACAAATGAGGTTGTTCACCATTTTTTGTAGTAAGATGAAGAAGCTGAACCTGAAATACCCAGCAATAACTGAGCGTAAGTGGATATTTCCACTTGCTATTGCTTCTCTATTTttcctcttcatcttcttcatcactaCCTTAATTTCACCAAATGCCACTACTCCTCCTTCCTCCGCCTCCATTTTCGTCGAATCAAAGCTTCAATTCTTACCCATTTCCACACTGTCATCCCCTCCACGTTTCGCTTATCTCATCTCCGGCTCCGCTGGTGACGGTGCCATGCTGAAGCGAACCCTTCAAGCTCTTTACCATCCAAATAACCAGTATGTAGTTCATCTTGATGCTGACTCATCGCCTCAAGAGAGGCTTCATTTGCATAAATTTGTTGTCAATAATCCAATTTTTAGGAAATTCAACAATGTGCGTATGATTACTAAAGCTAATCTTGTGACTTATCGTGGACCAACTATGGTAGCTAATACACTCCACGCTGCTGCTATATTGTTGAAACAAGGTGGGCAATGGGATTGGTTTATTAACCTCAGTGCTTCTGATTACCCACTTGTTACTCAAGATG ATCTTATTCATGCATTTTCGGATTTACCACGGGATCTTAACTTCATTGATCATACTAGTGATATTGGATGGAAAGA GTTTCAGAGGGCGAAGCCAATCATCATTGATCCGGGGTTGTACATGAACAAGAAATCTGATGTTTTCTGGATTACACAGAGAAGAAGTGTGCCAACAGCTTTCAAGCTTTTTACAG GGTCGGCTTGGATGGCCCTTTCTCGACCCTTTATTGACTTCTGCATATGGGGATGGGACAACTTGCCTCGAACTGTACTTATGTACTATGCAAATTTCATCTCAACTCCAGAAGGTTATTTCCACACTGTTGTTTGTAATGCTCAGGAGTTCCGCAATACCACAGTAAACAGTGATCTACACTTTATATCGTGGGATAACCCTCCAAAGCAGCATCCTCATTACCTTACTCTTGATGACATGCAAAAGATGGTTGACAGTAATGCCCCATTTGCGAGAAAGTTTCATCAAGATGATCCAGTGCTTGACAAGATTGACAATGAACTACTGTTTCGAGGTCAAGGCATGTTTGTCCCCGGTGGCTGGTGCACAGGGAGTCTAGAGAATGGGACAGATCCATGCTCCGTAGTGGGTAATACCACAGTCCTTAGACCTACTGCTGGGGCAAAGAGAGTGAAAACTTTGACAGGCTCGCTCTTATCAAATGACAGTTTTCGACCCAGGCAGTGCATATAA
- the LOC107015472 gene encoding FT-interacting protein 1, whose product MGNEQPSNPQDDYKAKETKPQLGERWPHGGFRGGGGWISSDRVTSTYDLVEQMHFLYVRVVKARDLPPNPVTGSCDPYVEVKLGNYKGKTKHFDKKVNPEWKQVFAFSKEKIQSSVIEVFVRDKEMVQRDDYLGKVVFDMNEVPTRVPPDSPLAPQWYRLEDRRGESKVRGEVMLAVWMGTQADEAFSEAWHADAALVHGEGVHSVRSKVYVSPKLWYLRVNIIESQDVESLDKTQPPQVFVKAQVGKQVLKTKVCQTRTTNPFWNEDLLFVAAEPFEEQLVLTVECKAGPSKDEIAGRLVLPLNTFEKRLDHRPVHSRWFNLERFGFGVLEGDRRHERKFSTRIHLRACLEGGYHVLDESTMYISDQRPTARQLWKQPVGILEVGILSAQGLVPIKTKDGRKTTDAYCVAKYGLKWVRTRTILDNLSPKWNEQYTWEVYDPCTVITLGVFDNGHLGAENSGKDSRIGKVRIRLSTLETDRIYTMSYPLLVLQPSGVKKMGELQLAFRFTCLSLANIIYLYGHPLLPKMHYLHPFTVNQVDSLRYQAMNIVAVRLGRAEPPLHKEVVEYMLDVDSHMWSMRRSKANFFRIVSLFSGLISMSKWLGEVCKWKNPITTILVHLLFCILICYPELILPTMFLYMFLIGIWNYRSRPRQPQHMDTKLSWAEAVISDELDEEFDTFPTSKPENTVKMRYDRLRSVAGRIQTVIGDMATQGERFQALLSWRDPRATSLFIVFCLIAAVILYVTPFKIIALLAALLYLRHPKFRSKMPSPPCNFFRRLPARADSML is encoded by the coding sequence ATGGGCAATGAACAGCCTTCTAACCCCCAAGATGACTATAAAGCAAAAGAAACAAAACCTCAACTTGGGGAACGGTGGCCACATGGAGGATTTCGAGGTGGAGGTGGATGGATTAGCAGTGACAGAGTCACAAGCACTTATGATCTTGTTGAACAGATGCATTTTCTTTATGTTCGAGTTGTTAAAGCAAGAGACCTACCGCCAAACCCTGTAACAGGGAGTTGTGATCCTTATGTCGAGGTCAAACTCGGAAACTATAAAGGCAAAACAAAGCACTTTGATAAGAAGGTAAACCCTGAGTGGAAGCAAGTGTTTGCTTTTTCCAAAGAGAAGATTCAGTCTTCAGTTATCGAAGTTTTTGTAAGAGACAAAGAGATGGTGCAGAGAGATGATTATCTAGGCAAAGTGGTgtttgacatgaatgaagtgcCTACAAGGGTTCCACCTGACAGCCCTTTGGCACCTCAGTGGTATAGATTAGAGGATCGACGCGGAGAGAGCAAAGTCAGGGGAGAGGTCATGCTTGCAGTGTGGATGGGAACCCAAGCAGACGAAGCCTTTTCAGAAGCATGGCATGCAGATGCTGCTTTAGTTCACGGAGAAGGTGTTCATAGTGTCAGATCAAAGGTATATGTTTCACCTAAACTGTGGTACCTCAGAGTCAATATCATTGAATCACAAGATGTAGAATCTCTGGACAAAACCCAACCACCACAGGTATTTGTTAAGGCTCAAGTTGGGAAGCAAGTACTAAAGACCAAAGTATGCCAAACACGAACAACTAATCCATTCTGGAATGAAGACCTATTATTTGTGGCGGCAGAGCCTTTTGAGGAGCAATTGGTGCTTACCGTTGAATGCAAAGCCGGACCTTCCAAAGATGAGATAGCCGGGAGGTTAGTCTTGCCACTTAACACATTTGAGAAGCGATTGGATCACCGGCCAGTTCATTCTCGCTGGTTCAATCTTGAAAGGTTCGGGTTTGGAGTTTTAGAGGGAGATAGGAGACATGAACGCAAGTTTTCAACAAGAATTCATCTCAGGGCCTGTCTTGAAGGTGGATACCACGTATTAGATGAATCAACAATGTACATCAGTGATCAGAGGCCAACAGCTAGGCAGTTGTGGAAGCAACCAGTGGGAATCCTGGAAGTAGGAATCTTGAGTGCACAGGGGCTTGTCCCTATAAAAACTAAGGATGGTAGAAAGACGACAGATGCTTACTGTGTGGCTAAATATGGATTAAAGTGGGTAAGAACAAGAACCATACTTGATAACTTAAGTCCCAAATGGAACGAACAATACACGTGGGAGGTATATGACCCATGCACGGTGATTACATTGGGTGTATTTGATAACGGCCACCTAGGAGCTGAGAACTCGGGGAAGGACTCCAGAATTGGTAAGGTAAGGATCAGATTATCAACACTGGAAACTGATAGAATTTATACAATGTCTTACCCACTTCTTGTTCTGCAACCATCTGGAGTGAAGAAGATGGGTGAACTTCAACTGGCATTTAGATTCACTTGTTTGTCTCTTGCAAACATCATATATCTATATGGCCATCCCTTGCTCCCAAAGATGCATTATCTACACCCTTTCACAGTTAACCAAGTGGACAGTTTGAGATATCAGGCCATGAATATTGTAGCTGTGAGGCTTGGACGAGCCGAGCCACCACTGCATAAAGAGGTTGTGGAGTACATGCTGGATGTGGACTCCCACATGTGGAGCATGAGAAGAAGTAAAGCTAACTTCTTCAGAATTGTGTCTCTCTTCTCAGGTCTAATTTCAATGAGCAAATGGCTTGGAGAAGTTTGCAAATGGAAGAACCCTATTACCACTATTCTAGTTCATCTTCTCTTTTGCATATTGATCTGCTACCCAGAGTTAATACTACCAACCATGTTCCTTTATATGTTTCTAATTGGAATATGGAACTACCGTTCAAGACCGAGGCAGCCTCAACATATGGACACAAAACTATCTTGGGCTGAAGCTGTTATCTCAGATGAACTAGATGAAGAGTTTGACACTTTCCCAACATCCAAGCCTGAGAATACAGTTAAAATGAGGTATGATAGACTTCGCAGTGTGGCTGGTAGAATTCAAACAGTTATAGGAGACATGGCAACTCAAGGTGAGAGATTCCAGGCTCTACTTAGTTGGAGAGATCCCAGAGCAACCAGCCTCTTCATAGTCTTCTGTCTTATTGCAGCAGTTATACTGTATGTCACACCTTTCAAAATCATAGCACTGCTAGCAGCTCTGCTTTACCTTAGGCACCCAAAATTCAGGAGCAAAATGCCTTCACCACCATGCAATTTCTTTCGGAGATTACCAGCTCGAGCTGATAGCATGCTCTGA